One window of Mesorhizobium sp. WSM4904 genomic DNA carries:
- a CDS encoding DUF2285 domain-containing protein, whose translation MLPVIAERLPASSPTPPFELSALPCRAIVLLAPDKSQHVLLRNADHALQLAVSGANILHPVCLHTQAIWPAVLLKHRLRGLECLNALSLGQQLPPRLFAPEKRGVRLSFVLRALDGSLAGAPHRELAEVLIGQRRVHADWADPRDHLRDRIRRAVSRGRALMNGGYRDFLI comes from the coding sequence GTGCTGCCGGTCATTGCGGAACGGTTGCCTGCCTCGTCGCCGACACCGCCGTTCGAACTCTCGGCATTGCCCTGTCGTGCAATCGTCCTGCTGGCGCCCGACAAGAGCCAGCATGTTCTTCTTCGCAATGCGGACCACGCGCTGCAGCTCGCCGTCTCGGGCGCGAATATCCTCCACCCTGTTTGCCTGCATACGCAAGCCATCTGGCCCGCGGTGCTTTTAAAGCATCGACTGAGGGGACTGGAGTGCCTCAATGCTCTCAGTCTAGGGCAACAGTTGCCCCCCCGCTTGTTTGCGCCGGAAAAGCGCGGCGTTCGTTTGTCCTTCGTTCTTCGTGCGCTCGACGGTTCGCTCGCCGGAGCACCTCATCGCGAGCTCGCCGAAGTTCTCATCGGTCAACGGCGCGTCCATGCCGACTGGGCGGATCCTCGCGATCATCTGCGCGACCGCATCCGTCGGGCCGTCTCGCGTGGCCGCGCGCTCATGAATGGTGGCTACAGAGATTTCCTAATTTGA
- a CDS encoding tyrosine-type recombinase/integrase, protein MENWTLHDLRRTLATNLGRRQVLPHVIEHILNHKAASLTDIGEIYNLYSNVKEKREVLQMWSNHIEWLIKQAADDALAA, encoded by the coding sequence TTGGAGAACTGGACCCTTCACGATCTGCGCAGGACGCTCGCGACAAATCTCGGCAGGCGGCAGGTATTGCCACACGTCATCGAGCACATACTGAATCACAAGGCGGCGTCCTTGACAGACATTGGCGAAATCTACAATCTCTATAGCAACGTCAAGGAGAAGCGCGAGGTGTTGCAGATGTGGTCAAATCACATCGAATGGCTGATCAAGCAGGCTGCGGATGACGCTCTGGCGGCGTAG
- a CDS encoding HipA domain-containing protein, whose protein sequence is MSSKVPKYDEAYVWVWLPGETAPVVAGRLYAHDGLVSFNYGRSFRELGSAIPLYLPELPLKAGELPLLPGLTMPGCIRDAAPDAWGRRVILNRKFGVKGDEIARLDISELTFLLESGSDRIGALDFQFSPMHYEPRALANATLEELVQSAERVEKGIPLTPELDQALHHGSSIGGARPKALIEGDAVKHVAKFSSSADLYSVVKGEFIAMRLAALCGIRAASVSLVRAAGNDVLLVERFDRIKVTGGWQRKSMVSALTMLALDEMMARYASYQDLAEIIRHRFTAPSETLRELFSRIVFNILCGNTDDHARNHAAFWDGAKLTLTPAYDICPQARSGQEASQAMLISGNNRMSRIASCLEAAHHFLLSAPEALAIVEGQLRCIAENWPRVSEEATLSGTDRNLFWGRQFLNPYAFTALEGSADVLRALADELRNSVHA, encoded by the coding sequence ATGAGTTCTAAGGTCCCCAAGTACGACGAAGCCTATGTCTGGGTCTGGCTGCCGGGCGAGACCGCGCCGGTTGTCGCCGGGCGGCTATATGCCCATGACGGACTCGTCAGCTTCAACTATGGCAGGAGCTTTCGTGAACTGGGAAGCGCGATCCCGCTTTATCTCCCGGAACTGCCCCTGAAGGCAGGCGAATTGCCTTTGCTTCCTGGCCTAACCATGCCGGGATGCATCCGCGATGCTGCCCCTGATGCCTGGGGACGACGGGTTATCCTAAACCGCAAATTCGGTGTGAAGGGCGATGAAATCGCGCGGCTCGATATTTCAGAACTGACGTTCTTGCTGGAATCAGGCTCGGACCGCATCGGCGCGCTCGATTTTCAGTTTTCGCCAATGCATTACGAGCCGCGCGCACTGGCCAATGCCACTCTCGAAGAGCTTGTCCAATCGGCGGAGCGGGTAGAGAAAGGTATTCCGCTCACCCCCGAATTAGATCAGGCGCTGCATCACGGCAGCTCGATCGGCGGCGCAAGGCCAAAGGCGCTGATCGAGGGTGACGCCGTCAAGCATGTCGCGAAATTTTCCTCGTCTGCCGACCTTTACAGCGTCGTCAAAGGAGAATTCATAGCCATGCGGCTTGCCGCCTTGTGCGGCATCAGAGCGGCATCCGTCTCGCTCGTTCGCGCCGCAGGCAACGACGTGTTGCTCGTCGAGCGATTCGACCGGATCAAGGTCACGGGCGGCTGGCAACGCAAATCCATGGTCTCAGCGCTGACGATGCTCGCGCTCGATGAGATGATGGCGCGTTACGCCAGCTACCAGGATTTGGCGGAGATCATTCGCCACCGATTCACCGCGCCGTCGGAAACTCTGCGCGAGTTGTTCAGCCGCATTGTCTTCAACATACTTTGCGGCAACACCGACGATCATGCCCGCAACCATGCGGCATTCTGGGACGGCGCTAAGCTCACCCTCACGCCTGCGTACGATATTTGTCCGCAGGCCCGCAGTGGCCAGGAGGCCAGCCAGGCCATGCTCATCAGCGGCAATAACCGCATGAGCCGGATAGCGTCCTGCCTTGAAGCGGCGCATCACTTCCTGCTCAGCGCGCCGGAAGCTCTTGCGATTGTTGAAGGCCAGCTCCGATGCATTGCGGAGAATTGGCCGCGTGTCAGCGAGGAAGCTACGCTATCCGGCACAGATCGCAATCTGTTCTGGGGCCGACAGTTCCTCAATCCCTACGCTTTTACGGCGCTGGAAGGAAGCGCCGACGTTCTCCGCGCTCTGGCTGACGAACTACGCAACAGTGTTCACGCCTGA